From a single Acidimicrobiales bacterium genomic region:
- a CDS encoding cobalamin-dependent protein (Presence of a B(12) (cobalamin)-binding domain implies dependence on cobalamin itself, in one of its several forms, or in some unusual lineages, dependence on a cobalamin-like analog.), protein GHSNGAEQIAVAARDAGFEVVYPGIRLTPEQIAAIARDEDVDLVGISILSGSHLELVPEVIERLRAEGVDAPVVVGGIIPDSDQPGLRELGVAAVYTPKDFQLVGIMDDLAGLVAARRRA, encoded by the coding sequence ACGGTCACTCCAACGGCGCCGAGCAGATCGCCGTGGCCGCCCGGGACGCCGGATTCGAGGTGGTGTACCCCGGGATCCGGCTGACCCCGGAGCAGATCGCCGCCATCGCCCGGGACGAGGACGTCGACCTGGTCGGGATCTCGATCCTCTCGGGCAGCCACCTGGAGCTCGTGCCCGAGGTCATCGAGCGCCTGCGGGCCGAGGGGGTGGACGCCCCGGTGGTGGTCGGCGGCATCATCCCCGACTCCGACCAGCCCGGCCTGCGGGAGCTGGGGGTGGCGGCGGTCTACACGCCTAAGGACTTCCAGCTGGTCGGGATCATGGACGACCTGGCCGGCCTGGTCGCCGCCCGCCGGCGGGCCTGA